The sequence TTAGTTCCACTACTGTCGATGAAAATAACTAGATTCTTGAAAGGTAGGCTACCTGATCCAACCCATATAGGCTTCCCCCATCCAAAATCAGCTTCATATACAGGGAACCTACAAAAGCTGGTAAAGCGAAATGACTCTATCTCTCCTTTGGTGACTCTTTCAGCTCGCTCTTTCAAGAAATTCAAGTGCTTTATGCCCTCTGGAAGTTTTTTTATGTAATCTCCATCGATTTTTTCTATTGCTTCTCTCATTTGGTTCACAAGGGCATGGCGCTTCCCTTCTTTCATACCGTCGATGCATGGTCTTGTTATCGCAAACCAGATAATATTCCCAAAGTAATTCTCCGGCAATGGAGGGTCCATCCTTGTACGTAGGTTCACCGCATGCAGGATCGTGTAGATTTTTTTTGGGTCTACCATCCCATGAGTGACAGCCACAAAGCGGCTCCATATGAGAGCCGATAAGGCTTCGATACGTGTAGGACGCCTTGGGAGATCTTCGGTTGTGCTTTGATCAGCGTACTTCTCTTTAAGTGCAGCTACACTAGAGGCACTAAATACAAATCTCTTTGTCAGAATCTTCTCCTTTGTCATACCAGTGCTTGGATTGAACCCGGATAAATTTATGGGAGGGAAGAGGTTGGCCAGTCCAAATTGTGGACAGACCATATGAGTATCCCGGCGAGCCACAGCCGCCCAACCGTTGACAAATGTAACCACTGACGAAGCATCCGCGACCTTGTGGGAAATGCAAACACCAATTGCTATCCCACCGCACTTGAAGATATTGACTTGGATTGCCAGGACGATGTCGACTATATCGTCCAGTGCATGAGGAACGAATTTGCTTAGTTGCATGGGGTCCGGGTTGCATATGAACTCCGAAAGTTGGCACTTAACTTGGGCTTCAAAGTAGGGAACACCCTGGTCAGTGCAGTCGATGAAAAGATTGTCCTTGACTCGTCCGGCTAGTGGGTAGAATTGAACTAAGGTCATGGATAAGGTTTTCTTTAGCCAGATGGATCTTTCAATTGTATCAACTTTGACATCGCCATCCATTGGATAGAAAAGGACGATGGGTATAAAGATTGGACTGAGTACTTGATCAAGAAAGGAGAGTTGGAAATGGCGAAGGTGGGCAGGGGTCGGAGAAGATGGTTTTATGGTATCTGTGGAGATCACTTCAACCTCGATCTCTCCCATTGCCAATATTAAACACCAAACTGATCGGTACGCCCAACCCTGATTTGTGAATAGTCGTTCTGAATATTGTGATACATGGTTGATGATTACCACTCTTAAATACAGATACTTGAGTGGATATTGGACCCTTCACAACCACATATGGTCCAATTGCAGATCTAAGCGCAGATGGTATGTCATGTTAGGTagttaaaatgaaaaagacacTTCAACTGTGATGGGTGTGTAGATGTATAGAATTCCAATAGGCTAATTGTATTCTTAAAACACAATACGAGTAGCCTATTCGTAAACCTAGAGGAAGCTACTTTTGATTCTCCAACAAATGCATAAGTTCTTTTGACTTTATGCCTCGGGAAAAATATCTTTGATTCCATTCAAAGTAATATGAAACATGCCAACGCCAACTTTAATTGAAGTATAAATTTTTTCCATtacaattaaatacaaaaagaaaaaaaaaactggaaaTCTTTGTTATTTAGGCAATATGAAAAGAAGCCTAAAAAGTTGTGTCCCAAAAGATTATTTAGGCAATCTAGATGATCTTGCATAATTCGGGTAACATAAGAATGTCGTACCACATAAATTTTATCGAAGTACTATTTAATTAATACACATGTGGACTGTGTGAAGCATATGTTATACAACAATTAATGATTCATGCATGTAGTGATTCAAAATCTATACCAACCCAATTAATGTGTTGTTTCCCTTATGGATCATGTAATGATTCAAAATCTATGCCAACATGAAATTATCTAGATGAGATTTAGCATGTGTACGTCTTGAGttgaaaattgatatatttgaaaagatttCTGATTAGATAGAGTTGGAAGCCTAGAAAGGAAGCCTACAAGCTTCCACAATTTGAATCCTGGAAGCACGGGACTGAATGGTTCTTTGAATTTTAGCCCAAATGtaatccaattttccaatttcaagatttttattCAAAGTTCATTCACAGAATTTCATgaataattatcaaatacacATCAAGTAATACGTGTGAAACAATGAATCTCAATTAATCACAATAATATCACGTCACTCCAACATCAAAAGGCAATAGGCAGCAACTTCCCATTTATTTATCAACCTGTaaaaaaagcttaaaaagaaaaacattggaAAAAGGAACTTGAAGTTGATCTTAGGTTATGGAAATGAGCTCTTACAATTTATTAGTTTCGATCAAATTGTGGCTTTGATGCATTAAATTTGGccttaatatattataattagtagtttttttttttatcatcagtTAGCAAGCTGCCATTGGGGTTATTTCTTACCCTTCCACAAACCAtattcaattgattaattaaataaaaacttatttgaattaattaatttattacccAACTCCACTTGATTTAATATTGGTTACGTTTGACTCATTCAAGATAAACTAATTGCATAtttgataaaccaacttaataacttaatttaagataaattaacttaataacttaatttattacccttcccattctctacttctttgaactttttaaaaattttgggggTTTCATTTGATTTAGATactgtttaaataggttcattacacttaggaggtagTCAAATGACTtctgaaaaaatcaaaattcataaatattaaaaaaattagtaagggtacgaagaatgtgaggaatcctcacatttttcgtacccttcccattctctactttcttgaactttttaaaatttttggaggCTTGGcttgaatattatttaaattgtttcattacacttaggaggtggtcaaatgatttccggacaAATCAAAATCcacaaatactaaaaaattagtaagagtacgaagaatgtaaggaatcctcacattcttcgtatccctcccattctccacttttttgaactttttaaaaattttgggggTTTCATTtagcttggatattgtttaaataggttcattacatttaggaggtggtcaaatgatttccgaaaaaatcaaaatccaaaaatactaaaaattagCAAGGGTATGAATATTATGAGGATtaccattctccacttctttgaattttttaaaaattttggggacttcatatgacttggatattgtttaaataggttcatcacacttagaaggtggtcaaatgatttccacaaaaatcaaaatccaaaaatactaaaaaattagtaagGGTACAAAGAACGTGAGGTTCCTATTTTGCacttttttgaactttttaaaaattttgtaaacttcatatggcttggacattatttaaataggttcattacacttaggaggtggtcatATGATTTCTGGAAAAATCCAATCCTAAAACACTAAAATATTAgtaagggtacgaagaatatgaggagtcctcacattcttcatacccttcaAATTCtctactttttcaaaattttaaaaaaatttgaggacttcatatgacttgaatattgtttaaataggttaattacACTTATTGGTTGTATaatggatgaaaaaaatgatcataacccaaaaatactaaataattagcaTGGGGGATAATAATTTGAGGATTCTCTATTGTCTACttgtttaaacttttaaaagtttttgaaaaataaaaatgataaaaaatttagcaAGGAGTGTGAAATTCCATATTgttactaattatatttattttttgtattttcaatattttgaaccaatattttatgtatttaaatgtaaattataataattattttattattacaattttcaattGAGTACATAGCTATCTTAATGTTTGAGCAATgtatacttatttaaatttatttcaattttattttcattttttatagaaGTCTAGTTAGACTTGCAATTCattgaaattattcaattattttattttttttacttcttaaaccaattacattatttttttgcattttcaatattcatctattttttccacaaataagttaaatttaaaattaaataaattaattaactctcaatttatacattttgttatcgatttatttatttacaatatttggttaattttaattttttttttccttcacctcATCGCTTTATCactttatattacaaaataaaataaattctaatttctttttgtagaaaatttgtattttttaaaattattcaatatttttcaaaatttataaaagaattcatcatattatataattagatgttgtaaagaattaaaacttttgtgttgtattgaattattttattttattttttggcatGGGAGTTGACCGCTGGTAACCCACatagcaagttttttttttctttttattcacaAACCTAACATGTGGCAAAATGTCATTGGTGGAAGATCGGAGGTATGGTACCGAAAAGAATATATGGGTACCAAAGCATGACCCAAAACACAACACGAGTAGCCTATTTCGTAAAGCTAGAGGAAGCTACTTTTGATTCTCCAACAAATGCATAAGTTCTTTTGACTTTATGCCTTGTGAAAAATATCTTTGATTCCATTCAAAGTAATATGAAACATGCCAACGCCAACTTTAATTGAAGTATAAATCATCTAGATGATCTTGCATGATCTAGGTAACATAAGAATGTCGTACCACATAAATTTTATCGAAGTACTATTTAATTAATACACATGTGGACTGTGTGAAGCATATGTTATACAACAATTAATGATTCATGCAatgattcaaaatctatatCAACCCAATTATTGTCTTACTTCCCTTACGGATCATGTAATGATTTAAAATCTATGCCAACCCAATTAATTAATCTTGGAATTGACGTGGATCATGTAATGATTCAAAATCTATGCCAACACGAAATATCTATATGAGATTTAGCATGTGTACGTCTTGACTTCAAAGTTGATATATTTGAAAAGATCTCTAATTACATACAGTTGGTAGCCTAGAAAGGAAGCCTGCAAGTTTCCACAATTTGAATCCTGGAAGCACAGGGCTGAATGGTTCTTTGAATTTTAGCCCAAATGTAAtccaattttccattttctagatttttattcAAAGTTCATTCACAGAATTTCATgaataattatcaaatacacATCAAGTAATACATGTGAAACCATAAGTCTCAATCAATCACAATAATATCACGTTTCTCCGATGTCAAAAGGTAATAGGCAGCAGCAGCTTCCCATTTATTTATCAACTTGTAAAAagagcttaaaaagaaaaacattggaAAAAGGAGCTTGAAGTTGATCTTAGGTTATGGAAACGAGCTCTTACAATTTATTAGATTCAATCAAATTGCAGCTTTGATGCATTAAATTTGGCttcaatatattataattagtagtttttttttttttttttaatcatcagTTAGCAAGCTACCATTGGGGTTATTTCTTACCCTTCCACAAACCATATTCAATtgattagttttaattaaataaaaacttatttgaatttattaattaattaccgAACTCCACTTGATTTAATATTGATTACATTTGGGTTTGACTCATTCAAGATAAACTAATTGCATGTTTGATAAAccgacttaataacttaatttaattcattaaatgaattaaatatatttaataaaaataacttaatgatatgatttaaagtaaaaaataactttaaataataaataaaaataattaatttattattaagtccacattttcattttaccttttgatttttatttgttttaattatttctacATCTCTTTTATTATTCTACGACATCCattattattcaatattttttatcataattataatttataaggataaatatctcaatttaatgatttaaaaatatatttaaaattaatt is a genomic window of Vitis riparia cultivar Riparia Gloire de Montpellier isolate 1030 chromosome 1, EGFV_Vit.rip_1.0, whole genome shotgun sequence containing:
- the LOC117920771 gene encoding stemmadenine O-acetyltransferase-like produces the protein MGEIEVEVISTDTIKPSSPTPAHLRHFQLSFLDQVLSPIFIPIVLFYPMDGDVKVDTIERSIWLKKTLSMTLVQFYPLAGRVKDNLFIDCTDQGVPYFEAQVKCQLSEFICNPDPMQLSKFVPHALDDIVDIVLAIQVNIFKCGGIAIGVCISHKVADASSVVTFVNGWAAVARRDTHMVCPQFGLANLFPPINLSGFNPSTGMTKEKILTKRFVFSASSVAALKEKYADQSTTEDLPRRPTRIEALSALIWSRFVAVTHGMVDPKKIYTILHAVNLRTRMDPPLPENYFGNIIWFAITRPCIDGMKEGKRHALVNQMREAIEKIDGDYIKKLPEGIKHLNFLKERAERVTKGEIESFRFTSFCRFPVYEADFGWGKPIWVGSGSLPFKNLVIFIDSSGTNGGIEAWINLVEEDMDKFQGDEELLSFVSPT